One window from the genome of Anguilla rostrata isolate EN2019 chromosome 5, ASM1855537v3, whole genome shotgun sequence encodes:
- the cdkn2a/b gene encoding cyclin-dependent kinase 4 inhibitor B encodes MIREDELASAAATGNVDHVGILLQAGVDVNAVNRFGRTPLQVMMMGSTRVAQLLLKHGANPNLSDESTGATPLHDAAREGFLDTVKILIEFNADIRAQDYRSRRPVDLARENGHLEVVTFLESL; translated from the exons ATGATTCGTGAAGATGAGTTAGCATCAGCAGCAGCGACTGGAAACGTGGACCATGTAGGAATTTTACTTCAAGCTGGGGTTGATGTTAATGCGGTAAATAGATTTGGACGAACACCTCTGCAG gtgatgatgatgggCAGCACTAGAGTGGCACAGCTACTACTGAAACACGGAGCGAACCCCAATTTGTCTGACGAGAGCACCGGCGCTACACCACTCCATGACGCTGCAAGAGAAGGATTTCTGGACACGGTGAAGATTCTAATCGAATTCAACGCCGACATACGTGCCCAGGACTATAGAAGCCGCCGACCTGTTGATCTGGCGCGGGAGAACGGACATCTAGAGGTGGTTACTTTTCTTGAATCTCTGTAA